CTTGGATTGCTGTTGCATATTCAGCTCCGGTTGCAGCGGCTACTGCTGTTTTCTTGATCTACCCAATTGGTCAAGGAAGCTTTTCTGATGGTATGCCTCTAGGAATCTCTGGTACTTTCAACTTTATGATCGTATTCCAGGCTGAGCACAACATCCTTATGCACCCATTTCACATGTTAGGTGTAGCTGGTGTATTCGGCGGCTCCCTATTTAGTGCTATGCATGGTTCCTTGGTAACTTCTAGTTTGATCAGGGAAACCACAGAAAATGAATCTGCTAACGAAGGTTACAGATTCGGTCAAGAGGAAGAAACTTATAACATCGTAGCTGCTCATGGTTATTTTGGTCGATTGATCTTCCAATATGCTAGTTTCAACAACTCTCGTTCTTTACACTTCTTCTTAGCTGCTTGGCCTGTAGTAGGTATTTGGTTTACTGCTTTAGGTATTAGTACTATGGCTTTCAACCTAAATGGTTTCAACTTCAACCAATCTGTAGTTGATAGTCAAGGTCGTGTAATTAACACCTGGGCTGATATCATTAACCGTGCTAACCTTGGTATGGAAGTTATGCATGAACGTAATGCTCATAACTTCCCTCTAGACTTAGCTGCTATCGAAGCTCCATCTACAAATGgataaaatttagtttttaGTTTAGTGTAGACGAGTTATTGAAAGTAAAAGGGCAATGCCGTTTTCTTGTTTTGTCAAGAAATTTGTTATTGCTCCTTTACTAGTActagtaagtttttttttatatttaaatcacTCCAATACTTTACTAGGAATAAGATTTtctagttaataaaaaaaatatgatattcttctttatttttttttttttcaaacgaATTGAAATGATTGAAGTTTTTCTATTTGGAATCGTCTTAGGTCTAATTCCTATTACTTTGGCTGGATTATTCGTAACTGCATATTTACAATACAGACGTGGTGATCAGTTGGACCTTTGATTAATTAATCAATCTTTTTTTGATTGACCTCCTTAAGCTTCGCATAAGCGACTACGTACCAAGTGGATTAGAGGTCAAAATTAGATTACTGTTTAAGTTAGTGAATTTTTTTCAGTCTAATTCGACCTAACAAGAAGGGAATCACGCTCTGTAGGATTTGAACCTACGACATTGGGTTTTGGAGACCCACATTCTACCGAACTGAACTAAGAGCGCTTTTCTTATCACAATAGATAAGACTGTAAAGAAAAGGATTCTTTTTGTAACCCAATACTACACCCTGCatacatatactataatatatagtatCATAAAAATAACAGATTATCTATGCCCCAATTGAAtcgatctcaatggatcccccTTACTGCCCAGGGGAAAAGAATAGGTAGGGATGACAGGATTGGAACCCGTGACATTCTTTACCCAAAACAAAGGCGCTACCAAGCTGCGCTACATCCTTTTCAATTAGTCTACAGTGTCATTGTAGAGAACCCCTTCCCTTTTTTCCAgatcgttttttttttctatcgatattaaattattcttgccatttcttttttttttaatgatatcCGACGATCAAGACAATTCCCGTGAAACTCTTTCATTTATTTCATAGAAGTCTTCTTACGAAGCAAATAGCATTTCCTATTGATTTGTCCCCTGGACTGGACTTATTCTGATTCCGAATTATCCTTCGTTACCGTTGCGTTGTTCCCAAGGACTAGCAAAATCGAAATATCTAAATTCTTGGGTCATCTCAATGGGCTCAGAAACCACACGTTTCTCTGGATCATCATAGCGTACTTCTACATATCCACTCAGAGGAAAGTCTTTTCGTAATGGATGACCCTCGAAACCATAATCTGTTAATATACGGCGTAGATCCGGATGATTGATGGAAGAAACACCAAACATATCCCAAACTTCTCGCTCCCACCGGCCGGCTGATGGAAATAGACTTACTACCGGAGATATTCGTGTTACTTCGTCTGCACTGGTTTGTACGCGAATGCGCGAATTATACCGAGTACTCAGTAAATTATAGACCACTTCAAATCTGCGTTTTCGAGAAGGATAATCAACTCCGCAAATATCGATCAAAACTTGAAACCTTGTATAGGTATGCAATTTAAGAAAGCACAACAATTGAAATGGGTAGTCCGTATTGGTATCAGATCTATTCCCATGTTctgatttttctattttttttacccATTTCTTGGGTAAAGTCTCCCAACTATATTTGAAAATGAATTGGTTATCCATAAAGAGAAAGAAAGCTTTCTTGTAGTTCCGCTTCTCACCACTTTAATGAAGAAAGACTTGTCGGAAATCACCGGTTGGGTTGGTCCGACCAAGAAAGGCATGGGAGTCTTTGGGCATAAGAATTGCTTTCTTCTAGTCTTCTAAGTCTGTAAGCAGGATCGACTTAAGCATTGAAGAAAAAAGAGTAACGCCGTGGACGGAAACTTACCGAACGATGTCTCCCAAGATTTTATGCTCAGTACCTACGACATCAGCAAGCCTTGTTCTACATGGGAAATCGTTCAAGCGAAGTCGAGGTGGATGAGGAAGGCTTCTCTGAGTATGACAGAGAAGAGGTTGCTTCCTAAGAATCATTCCTATTCCTAAACCTAAACTTGCTCACTAGCCTTACTGATATGGCTAAAAACCGGCAACAAGCAAATGAGATTTGAATTCAGTTTATCCTTCGACTGATAAACTTTCTCAGTCGGCTGAGCCTTTGGTCGAGTCATCTTTCGCTTCCTCTTGGTCGAGTCCGCTGAAGGGTTCTTAGCCACAGATTTCTCTCTATAGATTGAGATATGAAGCAGTGTTCTATTGAATATAGAATAAGTGGACTCCCCCCTTTGACTTGAGCATTGAATTGACTCTTCTTCGATAGCTTTTCAAGCGCTGAACCCGATCGAATTCGTTTCGTAGTCGTAGCTTATTGACGTGAGATTCTCATTGAGTGGTTCGTACTTACGACTTGGATTATCAGTTAGTTTACTAGAAATCGAACTATCTCGCCGGTCGGATGATCTTCTTCTGTGTCTGTCTGATTCGGTGCTGTCTTCCCACTTGA
The Amaranthus tricolor cultivar Red isolate AtriRed21 chromosome 11, ASM2621246v1, whole genome shotgun sequence DNA segment above includes these coding regions:
- the LOC130827050 gene encoding NADH dehydrogenase [ubiquinone] iron-sulfur protein 3 gives rise to the protein MDNQFIFKYSWETLPKKWVKKIEKSEHGNRSDTNTDYPFQLLCFLKLHTYTRFQVLIDICGVDYPSRKRRFEVVYNLLSTRYNSRIRVQTSADEVTRISPVVSLFPSAGRWEREVWDMFGVSSINHPDLRRILTDYGFEGHPLRKDFPLSGYVEVRYDDPEKRVVSEPIEMTQEFRYFDFASPWEQRNGNEG